CCATCATCTAACCTTTTGGGAACCGGGGTCCGCTATGACAGCGCTGCCGTGGGGGCGCAGAGATGAGGAGAGGGCGGTGACCAAATCGCTGACGTCCGGCCCGACAGGCGCCAGGGCGGTGTCCCAGATCGCTGTGCTCGCACCCTTCGAGAAGGCCGGACTCGACCCGCAGCCGCTCGAGGAGATCTTCGCCCGGCTCGGCCCCTCCGAGGCGGAAAATGCGCTCTGCCGCGCGATGGAGGAGCTGGCCTACCGTCTTGGTGAGCTTGATCGGGTGCATGCGCAGGGCCGCTGGCACGATGCCTCCCGCCATGCGCGCGAGCTTGGCGGCATCGCGAGATGTCTCGGGATGCAGTCGGTCGCGCGGATTTCCGAGGACGTGCTGACCTGTCTTGGCGATGGCGACGCCGTGGCGCTTGCAGCCACCGTGGCGCGGCTCGGCCGGGTCGGGGAGCGCTCGCTCTACGCCATCTGGGATATGGAGGACCAGGGGGGCTGACATCCGGCGTGCGCCGTCCAGCCCCGGAGCGGCCGCTGTCTCCTCACGCAAGCGTCACCGCCGAACGTCCCGGCGGCCCGCCCCCTTGCGGGTGCCGCTGGCTCCGATAGGCTCGGCGCAAACCGACCAAGGGGACCTTCATGAACCTGACTTTCGCACCCGCCGACGCCGGCGCCCTGCCGTTGCATGTGATCGAGGCCGAGGCGCTGGAGAGCTGGCTGGCAGACCAGCCCGCGCGCGTGCGCACCTGGGTGGAGGCCAGCGGCTTCGCGGGCGAGATCGGCAATGCACTGATGATTCCCGGCGAAAGCGGCGCTCCCGAGGCAGCGCTGCTCGGCTACGGAACCGCCGCGCGCCGCCGCCGTACCCGCTTTGTGCTGGCCGCAGGCGTCACCCGGCTTGCCTGCGGCACTTATCGTGTCGCCTCGGGCCTGCCGGCCGCTGCCGCCGAGGAAGAGGCGCTCGGTTGGCTGCTCGCGGGCTATCGCTTCACGCGCTACGCCGGAGAGGCGCCCGAGATGCCGCGCCTCGTCGCCCCCGAGCGGGTCGATGCGGCAAAACTCGAGGTTCTCGCAGCCGCCGAGGCGCTGACCCGCGACCTGGTGAACACCCCCGCCTCCGACATGGGGCCGGAGCAGCTCGAGGCTGCGGCGCGCAGCCTCGCCGCTGAGTTCAAGGCCGAGATTGAGGTGACCACCGGCGCGGCGCTGCTCGAGAAGAATTTCCCGATGATCCACGCCGTCGGCCGCGCCAGCCCGCGTGCACCGCGGCTGATCGACATGCGCTGGGGCACGTCCGGCCCGAGGCTGACGCTGGTCGGCAAGGGCGTCTGCTTCGACACCGGGGGTCTCAACCTCAAACCCGGCAGCTCCATGGGGCTGATGAAGAAAGACATGGGCGGCGCGGCCAACGTGCTGGGTCTTGCCCGGATGATCATGGCTCTGGGGCTGCAGTTGCAGCTGCGGGTGCTGATCCCGGCGGTGGAGAATTCGGTCAGCGGGGATGCCTTCCGTCCGCAGGACATCCTCACCTCGCGCAAGGGGCTGACGGTCGAGATCAACAACACCGATGCCGAGGGCCGGCTCGTGCTGGCCGACGCGCTGGCGCTGGCGGACGAGGAAAAGCCCGACTTCATCCTGTCGATGGCGACGCTCACCGGCGCCGCCCGGGTTGCGGTCGGCCCCGATCTCGCGCCCTTCTACACCGATGACGAAGGCTTTGCGGCCGCGCTCACCAAGGCCAGCGGCCCGGCTGCGGACCCGGTCTGGCGCCTGCCCTTCTGGGAGCCCTACGAGGACAAGATCGAGCCCGGCATCGCCGATCTCGACAACGCCCCGGCGGGCGGCATGGCGGGCTCGATCACCGCGGCGCTCTTCCTGCGCCGCTTCGTGACCGACACGCCATACGCGCATTTTGACATCTACGCCTGGAATCCCTCTCCCGCCCCGGCGCGGCCCAAGGGGGGGCTGGGGCAGGGGCCGCGCGCCATCCTCGGTGCGCTGCCGCAGGTGCTGGGCCTGTGAAGGACAGCATGCAGATGGACCGCCGCCTGACTCCCGCCAACGGCCGTGTCGCCGCCGCACACCTGCAGGGGCAGGTCGAGGCGCAGTATTTCAGCGCAGGCGAGCCTGCGTCGGTCAGCGCCGCCGTCGCCGACCTGCTCAAATCCCCGGGCGGCGCGCGCGACCGGCAGCTGACCTATGGGGCTGTCGTTACCGTCTACGAGCGCCACGAGGGCTGGGCCTTCGTGCAGGCGCAGGCCGATGGCTTCGTGGGCTACGTCTCGGAGGAGGCGCTTGGCCCGCGCACCGCGCCCACGCACCGCGTCGCCACCCGCGCCACCCACGCCTATGCCGAGGCCAACCTAAAGACGCCCGACCGTGCCTTCCTGACCCTCGGCGCGCGGCTTTGCGTCACCGGTCAATCGGGCAGCTTCCTCGAGACCGACGCAGGGTTCGTCCCCGCCGGCCACCTGCTGCCGCTGGATCGCCCGGAGCCCGACCCGGTCGCCGTCTCGGAACGACTGCTCGGCACGCCGTACCTCTGGGGCGGCAACTCGGCGATGGGCATCGACTGCTCGGGGCTGGTGCAGGCCGGCCTGCACGCCTGCGGTATCGACTGCCCTGGCGACAGCGACCTGCAAGAGCGGGCGCTTGGCGAGACCCTCGCGCCCGGCACCGCCCCGAAGCGCGGCGATCTGCTGTTCTGGAAAGGGCACGTTGCCTGGGTTGCCGATCCGCAGACCCTGCTGCACGCAAACGCCTATCACATGGCCGTCGCCCATGAGCCCATCGCCAGCGCGCTGACGCGCATCGTGACGCAGGGCGACGGCGAAGTCACCCGCCACGCCCGCCTGACCCCGACCGGAGCCTGACATGACCAGCGATCCCTTCTTCCACCCCGTCTCGGGCATGGACCTGCCGCGCTACGCGGGTATCCCCACCTTCATGCGCCTGCCGCTGGTGCAACCGGACCACGCACGTTTCAACGAGGTCGAGATCGGCCTCGTCGGCGTGCCCTGGGACAGCGGAACCACCAACCGCCCCGGCCCGCGCCACGGCCCGCGCCAGCTGCGTGACGCCTCGACGATGATCCGCGCCGAGCACGGGCATTTCGGTATCCGCCCCTTCGAGGTTGCGGCTTGCGCCGATCTCGGCGACGTCGGCCCGAACCCTGTCGACGTCCAGGACAGCATGGCGCGCATCACTGCCTTTTACGATAAGATCGTGGCCGCGGGCATCAGACCGCTCACAGGCGGCGGCGATCATCTCTGCTCGCTGCCTGTCCTGCGCGCTCTCGGCAAGGCAAAGCCGCTCGGCATGGTGCATTTCGACAGCCACACCGACCTCTGGGACAGCTATTTCGGCGGCTTCAAGTACACCCATGGCACGCCTTTCCGCCGCGCGGTGGAAGAGGGGCTGCTCGACCCCAAGCGCATCGTGCAGATCGGCATCCGCGGCCCGATGTACGACCACGAGGACCGCGACTTCGCCAAGGCGGAGGGCATCCGCATCATTCCGATCGAGGAGTTCCACGCCCGCGGCGTGGCCGACGTGATGGCCGAGGCGCGCGAGATCGTCGGCACCCTGCCCACCTATGTCAGCTACGACATCGATTTCGTCGATCCGACCTTCGCCCCCGGCACCGGCACGCCCGAGATCGGCGGGCCGAACTCCTATCAGGCACTGCAGGTCGTGCGCGAGCTGATGGGCTTGAACATCGTGGGTGCGGACCTCGTCGAGGTCTCGCCGCCCTTCGACGCCTCGGGCGGCACCGCTTTCCTCGGGGTGACGATCATGTTCGAGCTGCTCTGCGCCATGGTCGGCAAGGGAAGCTGAGGCATCCGGTCCGCGCGGTCACACCGCGCGGATCATTCCACCGCGCGGATTAGCTTGCGCTCGAGCACCCGCAGCACGGTCTTCAGATCGTGCCCGCGCTTGAGGACCTGCCCCTCCAAGGTGATCACCGCGTATTCGCCCTGCCGCTGGCGCAGCTTGGGGCGTTTCTCGATGCGGTAGAGCGGATGTTCGGCGGTACGTCGGAAGACGGAAAACACCGCCACGTCCCTGAGCGAGGAGATGCCATAGTCGCGCCATTCCCCGGCCGCCACCATGCGGCCATAGAGCGAGAGGATCACGTTCAGCTCGGTCCGGTGAAAGGCAACCACATCGCTGCCCTGTCCCGGAAAGGGTGTCAGGCTGTTCATCTCTCAAAGCTGCGCCCGATGTGGTCACAAATCAAGACCCCGCGCGTCTCTTGTGCGCATAAGCCTTTCTTTTGGACCCGATTATTCCGCGCGGCGCAAGTTGTCTTGTGTCAGCCCGCCGGCTGTCGCGGCGCGTTTCAGGTTCCCGAGAGCATCCGCGAGATGGACAGCGCGTAGCGGTCGGTCATGCCGGAGACGAAATCCGCCAGCCCGTGCAACGCCGCCTCGGGTCCATCGATGGCGCGCAGATCGAGAGAGAGCGCTCGGGCGATCTGCGCCGGATGGCCCTTGAGCGCGGTCTCATCCCATCCCGCCGCAGCCAGCGCTTCGAAGACAGGCAGCACCCCGTCCAGCACATTGCGGATCACCTGGCGGCCCGAGATCTCCAGTTCGGTCTTGCGCCCGGAGGTGAAGATCCTTTCCTGCGCGAGCGTGCCGATCTGCGCGAAGCTCGTGCCGCACTCCGAGACCTCCACCAGAGCGCCGGAAAAGCTGCCGTCCATGATCGCCGCGTAGTTTGCGCGGAAAGCGGCGACGCAGGCCTCGATCGCTCGGCCGATGGCCAGCGCGCGCAGCAGCGCGATCTCCTCGCCCCGGGTGTAGCCGGTGGTGTCGCGATTGGGCCGTCCGGCCAGTTCGGTGAGCGCGTCGCGTACCACGTCGAAGGGCAGGTCGCCCGAGGTGAAGGCGTCTTCGAGATCGACGATGTTGTAGCAGATGTCATCCGCCGCCTCGACGACGAAGACCAGCGGGTGGCGGCGCCACCAGCGGCCCGCGGCGCTTTGCTCCATTGGCAGGCCGCAGCCCTGAGCCACCTCGGCAAAGAGCGGCTCCTCGCCAGCGAAGACGCCGAATTTCTTCAGACCCACGTAGCCCTTGCGCACCGCCTCGGGCAGGTCCGCGCGAGTGGCGGCCGTGGCCGGATACTTCATGAAGGCGCCCAGCACGGCCTTTGACAGGCGCATGCCGCCGGCATTGCGGTACATCTCCAGCCGGGAGACGATGCGAAAGCCCTGCGCGTTGCCCTCGAAGGCGGTGAACTCCGGGCGGAGCGCGGGGTCGAGCGCGCCGCAGAGCCCACGTCCCGCGTCGAAGCGCTCGGCGAACCAGGTGCCGATCGAGTCCTCGCCGGAATGGCCAAAGGGCGGATTCCCGATGTCATGCGCCGCGCAGGCGGCGTGCACCACGTTTGCAAGGCTGTGATCCTCATGCGGGGCGATCTCGCCCTGTTCGATCAGCCACTGCCCGATGTGCATCGCAAGCGAGCGCCCAACGCTGCCAACCTCGACCGAATGGATCAGCCGGTGGTGGATGTGGTCGTTTTCGTAGAGCGGGTGAACCTGGGTCTTGTTGGCCAGACGGCGGAAGGGGGCCGAAAAGACGATGCGGTCATGGTCCTGCACGAAGATCGACCGGTTGCGCCCCTCGATGTAGCTCGGATCGCGCAGCCGTTCGGCGCAAAGAAGCTCGGTCCACAACATCGCTTGTTCCCCGCTTTGGTCCGCTGCACACCTAGCCGAGCCGGCGCAGAGGGGAAAGACGCGCGTTCTTCTCGTCAGAGATATGCGCGCGGAGGCTGCGCAGCTGGTGGGAGTCGAGCCCCAGAACAGAGGGCACTCATCGCTGCGCGGACACGAAAGTTTCCGATCCGCTCCACGCCGCGCAAGCAATCACCAAAAAGCGACGCAATGGGTTCATTTCACGTCTTGCTCGAATCCGCGCGCTCCCATAGATGCAGCAGCGGGACACCCTTCCCCAACGAAGGGCGACTATCTGTAAGGTTAGAGATAAATGGCTAGACCCCAACCGTCCGCGCGGCCGGCAAACCCGCGCTTTTCTTCCGGCCCCTGTGCCAAGATCCCCCATTTCTCGCTGGACATGCTGTCCGATGCTCCGCTCGGTCGTTCGCACCGCGCCAAGGTCGGCAAGGACAAGCTGAAGGCTGCCATCGAAGGCACCCGCGAGATCCTGAACATTCCCGCCGACTACAAGATCGGCATCGTCCCCGCCTCGGACACCGGTGCGGTTGAAATGGCGATGTGGTCGATGCTCGGCGCCCGCAAGGCCGAGATGCTGGCCTGGGAATCCTTCGGCGCGGGCTGGGTCACCGATGTGGTGAAACAGCTGAAGATCGACGCCGAGGTGAAGACCGCCGACTACGGCCAGATCGTCGACCTCGCGACGGTGAACTTCGACAATGACGTCGTCTTCACCTGGAACGGCACCACCTCGGGCGTGCGCGTTCCCAGCGGCGACGCGATCCCCGCAGACCGCGCCGGCCTGACCATCTGCGACGCGACCTCGGCCGCCTTCGCGCAGGACTTGCCCTGGGACAAGCTCGACGTCACCACCTTCTCCTGGCAGAAGGTGATGGGCGGCGAAGCGGCGCACGGTATCCTCGTGCTGAGCCCCCGCGCCGTCGAGCGGCTGGAAAACTACACCCCCGCCTGGCCGCTGCCGAAGATCTTCCGCCTCACAAAGGGCGGCAAGCTGATCGAGGGCATCTTCGTCGGCGAGACGATCAACACCCCGTCGATGCTGGCGGTCGAGGATTACCTCGTCGCGCTCGAGTGGGCGCGCAAGGTCGGTGGCCTCAAGGGGCTGCAGGAGCGGGCGGACACCAACGCAAAGGTTCTCTGGGACTTCTGCGATCGTCACGACTGGATCGCCAACCTCGCCGAGGATGATGCCACCCGGTCCAATACCTCGGTGTGCCTGAAGTTCGCCGACGACCGGATCAAGGATGGCGCGGCCTTTGCCAAGGCGGTGGCTAAGAAGCTCGAGACCTACCACGTCGCCTACGACATCGGTGCCTATCGCGACGCCCCGGCGGGCCTGCGCATCTGGTGCGGTGCCACCGTGGAAAGCGCCGACATCGAGGCGCTGACGCTGTGGCTCGAATGGGCCTTCGAGACCGAGATCGAGGCACAGGCCGAGACGGCCTGATCCCCAAGATTTGACGAAATCGCGGGACCGCGCGGGCGGTCCCGTCTCTCCTCGCATCCAGATTTTCCCCCGAAAGGACCGCTGTCATGGCTCCCAAGGTTCTCATCTCCGACAAGCTTTCCGACGCTGCCGTTCAGATCTTCCGCGATCGCGGTATCGAGGTCGATTTCCGCCCCGAGCTGGGCAAGGACAAGGAGGCGCTCGCCGCCGTGATTGGCGACTACGATGGTCTCGCCATCCGCTCGGCCACCAAGGTCACCCCCTCGATCCTCGAGAATGCCACTCGACTGAAGGTCGTCGGCCGCGCGGGCATCGGCACCGACAATATCGACAAGGAAGCCGCGTCGAAGAAGGGTGTCATCGTGATGAACACCCCCTTTGGCAACATGATCACCACTGCCGAGCACGCCATCGCGATGATGTTCGCCGTCGCCCGCCAGCTGCCCGAGGCCTCCGCCTCGACCCA
The sequence above is a segment of the Alloyangia pacifica genome. Coding sequences within it:
- a CDS encoding DUF2794 domain-containing protein, giving the protein MNSLTPFPGQGSDVVAFHRTELNVILSLYGRMVAAGEWRDYGISSLRDVAVFSVFRRTAEHPLYRIEKRPKLRQRQGEYAVITLEGQVLKRGHDLKTVLRVLERKLIRAVE
- the dgt gene encoding dGTP triphosphohydrolase; translation: MLWTELLCAERLRDPSYIEGRNRSIFVQDHDRIVFSAPFRRLANKTQVHPLYENDHIHHRLIHSVEVGSVGRSLAMHIGQWLIEQGEIAPHEDHSLANVVHAACAAHDIGNPPFGHSGEDSIGTWFAERFDAGRGLCGALDPALRPEFTAFEGNAQGFRIVSRLEMYRNAGGMRLSKAVLGAFMKYPATAATRADLPEAVRKGYVGLKKFGVFAGEEPLFAEVAQGCGLPMEQSAAGRWWRRHPLVFVVEAADDICYNIVDLEDAFTSGDLPFDVVRDALTELAGRPNRDTTGYTRGEEIALLRALAIGRAIEACVAAFRANYAAIMDGSFSGALVEVSECGTSFAQIGTLAQERIFTSGRKTELEISGRQVIRNVLDGVLPVFEALAAAGWDETALKGHPAQIARALSLDLRAIDGPEAALHGLADFVSGMTDRYALSISRMLSGT
- a CDS encoding phosphoserine transaminase; this translates as MARPQPSARPANPRFSSGPCAKIPHFSLDMLSDAPLGRSHRAKVGKDKLKAAIEGTREILNIPADYKIGIVPASDTGAVEMAMWSMLGARKAEMLAWESFGAGWVTDVVKQLKIDAEVKTADYGQIVDLATVNFDNDVVFTWNGTTSGVRVPSGDAIPADRAGLTICDATSAAFAQDLPWDKLDVTTFSWQKVMGGEAAHGILVLSPRAVERLENYTPAWPLPKIFRLTKGGKLIEGIFVGETINTPSMLAVEDYLVALEWARKVGGLKGLQERADTNAKVLWDFCDRHDWIANLAEDDATRSNTSVCLKFADDRIKDGAAFAKAVAKKLETYHVAYDIGAYRDAPAGLRIWCGATVESADIEALTLWLEWAFETEIEAQAETA
- a CDS encoding leucyl aminopeptidase family protein, which encodes MNLTFAPADAGALPLHVIEAEALESWLADQPARVRTWVEASGFAGEIGNALMIPGESGAPEAALLGYGTAARRRRTRFVLAAGVTRLACGTYRVASGLPAAAAEEEALGWLLAGYRFTRYAGEAPEMPRLVAPERVDAAKLEVLAAAEALTRDLVNTPASDMGPEQLEAAARSLAAEFKAEIEVTTGAALLEKNFPMIHAVGRASPRAPRLIDMRWGTSGPRLTLVGKGVCFDTGGLNLKPGSSMGLMKKDMGGAANVLGLARMIMALGLQLQLRVLIPAVENSVSGDAFRPQDILTSRKGLTVEINNTDAEGRLVLADALALADEEKPDFILSMATLTGAARVAVGPDLAPFYTDDEGFAAALTKASGPAADPVWRLPFWEPYEDKIEPGIADLDNAPAGGMAGSITAALFLRRFVTDTPYAHFDIYAWNPSPAPARPKGGLGQGPRAILGALPQVLGL
- a CDS encoding C40 family peptidase, with amino-acid sequence MDRRLTPANGRVAAAHLQGQVEAQYFSAGEPASVSAAVADLLKSPGGARDRQLTYGAVVTVYERHEGWAFVQAQADGFVGYVSEEALGPRTAPTHRVATRATHAYAEANLKTPDRAFLTLGARLCVTGQSGSFLETDAGFVPAGHLLPLDRPEPDPVAVSERLLGTPYLWGGNSAMGIDCSGLVQAGLHACGIDCPGDSDLQERALGETLAPGTAPKRGDLLFWKGHVAWVADPQTLLHANAYHMAVAHEPIASALTRIVTQGDGEVTRHARLTPTGA
- the speB gene encoding agmatinase encodes the protein MTSDPFFHPVSGMDLPRYAGIPTFMRLPLVQPDHARFNEVEIGLVGVPWDSGTTNRPGPRHGPRQLRDASTMIRAEHGHFGIRPFEVAACADLGDVGPNPVDVQDSMARITAFYDKIVAAGIRPLTGGGDHLCSLPVLRALGKAKPLGMVHFDSHTDLWDSYFGGFKYTHGTPFRRAVEEGLLDPKRIVQIGIRGPMYDHEDRDFAKAEGIRIIPIEEFHARGVADVMAEAREIVGTLPTYVSYDIDFVDPTFAPGTGTPEIGGPNSYQALQVVRELMGLNIVGADLVEVSPPFDASGGTAFLGVTIMFELLCAMVGKGS